From Pararge aegeria chromosome 9, ilParAegt1.1, whole genome shotgun sequence, the proteins below share one genomic window:
- the LOC120626554 gene encoding sucrose-6-phosphate hydrolase-like, which produces MALIRNSLLFICFVVQLNATSILSNYENAKIELEEYIENKKKEVNPRFRPLYHVAPPVGWMNDPNGFSFHNGEFHLFYQFYPYDSVWGPMHWGHVSSPDLVHWKQLPTALLPEKEQCFSGSAISQENGLTLMYTGRVAIDVEPYFNETQYLAFSDDGINFYKYDGNPVLSRAPNGSPDFRDPKIWMYEDYYYVVIGSQTTDKRGRVLLYKSSDMKSWNFLSVLGESNGDMGYMWECPDFFELDGKFVLLMSPQGLEPQGDRYKNTHQTGYIIGNFNYDTNEFEQEVAFQEIDFGHDFYAATTTEVNGKRYLIGWFSMWDEPHPEDVDGWAGMATLVRELRIVGSRITMQPVEEIVTLRNQIVLDSDIEPNQILVFGKAVELIINSDINQKVDLLLEGRKGGSKAWLRWDPETRKVTIDRGSGDIRQVEWYPNGSIHWQIFLDTSSLELFCGEGEVVFSSRVYALGGWKLTNESNQTVHIKANSLKRSTPE; this is translated from the coding sequence atggcaTTAATTCGTAAcagtttgttatttatttgctttgtgGTTCAATTAAACGCAACAAGTATCCTGAGCAACTATGAAAATGCTAAAATTGAATTGGAGGAGtatatagaaaataagaaaaaggaAGTCAATCCGCGTTTCAGACCGTTGTATCATGTTGCTCCACCAGTCGGATGGATGAATGACCCCAACGGGTTTTCATTTCATAATGGGGAATTTCATTTATTCTACCAATTCTATCCTTATGACAGTGTTTGGGGGCCAATGCACTGGGGGCACGTGTCAAGCCCTGATTTAGTGCACTGGAAACAACTACCAACTGCTCTCCTGCCTGAAAAAGAGCAGTGCTTTTCTGGAAGTGCCATTAGCCAAGAAAATGGATTGACCTTGATGTACACAGGTCGAGTAGCTATAGATGTTGAGCCTTATTTCAACGAAACTCAGTATTTAGCATTCAGTGATGATGGTATAAATTTTTACAAGTATGATGGGAATCCAGTGCTATCTAGAGCTCCGAATGGATCGCCAGATTTCCGTGACCCGAAGATTTGGATGTATGAGGATTACTATTATGTAGTCATTGGCAGCCAAACGACTGACAAGAGAGGAAGAGTTCTTTTGTATAAATCTAGTGACATGAAAAGTTGGAATTTTTTGTCAGTGCTAGGAGAATCTAATGGAGATATGGGTTATATGTGGGAATGTCCTGACTTCTTCGAATTAGATGgaaagtttgttttgttaatgtCCCCCCAAGGACTAGAACCTCAAGGAGACAGGTATAAAAATACACACCAAACTGGTTATATTATTGGAAATTTTAACTACGATACCAATGAATTCGAACAAGAAGTCGCTTTTCAAGAAATTGACTTCGGGCATGATTTTTACGCTGCTACAACAACAGAAGTGAATGGCAAACGATATCTAATAGGTTGGTTTAGCATGTGGGATGAACCTCACCCTGAAGACGTCGATGGTTGGGCTGGGATGGCAACACTTGTCAGAGAGTTAAGAATTGTTGGTAGCCGAATTACAATGCAGCCAGTTGAAGAAATCGTGACATTAAGaaatcaaatagttcttgacaGTGACATAGAGCCGAATCAGATTTTGGTGTTCGGTAAAGCAGTGGAATTAATAATCAACAGCGATATAAACCAAAAAGTTGACCTTTTATTAGAGGGTCGTAAAGGTGGGAGTAAAGCGTGGTTGCGTTGGGATCCAGAAACACGTAAGGTTACTATTGACAGAGGCTCCGGTGATATAAGGCAGGTAGAATGGTATCCCAATGGATCAATACACTGGCAAATCTTTTTGGATACTAGCAGCTTGGAACTTTTTTGCGGAGAAGGTGAGGTGGTCTTCAGCAGTCGTGTATATGCATTAGGTGGATGGAAACTGACGAATGAAAGCAATCAGACAGTGCATATCAAAGCTAATAGTTTGAAAAGAAGTACGCCTGAGTGA